In Ruminococcaceae bacterium KH2T8, the genomic stretch ATCGACGGTACGAGCGCTGCTTTCGCATCTGTTCTTAACGGAAAGAAGACTTTCTACGACGCGATCGATGATCTTTCTATCCGTGTAAACGGTGATGCCAATGCGGCCATCCTTTTTGTCCATACATTATTCGGCTGACGTTTAATTAACTCAAAAATAATTCAAATGTATTCCTGTTCCTGATATAATAAACAGGAATCAGCTCTTCATGTTAATCAAAAGGAAATAGTCATGAGGCTTAATGGAATATTCAGGGATAATATGGTTCTCCAGCGCGATCGAGAGATCCGCGTATTTGGTGAGACAGGCATTATCAAGAGAAATAAGATAACTGCCAGTATTATCGATCCGCTCGGCAAGGTCCTTACCAAGGGAGTAGCTTCCCAGATCTTCGATGACGGATTCTTCTGCGTTATAATGCCTGCGCTTCCTGCAGGCGGACCATATACTCTGACAGTATCGGCTTCTTCAAAGAGGGAAGAGAATTCCCCCATTACCATATCGAATGTCTACATAGGCGAAGTATGGATCGCCGCAGGTCAGGATAATATGGAATATCCTCTGATGAGGACTTCTGATGCAAGATACGATGTCCCGAGGTGTCCGGAGACCAATATCCACTTTTACAAAGTGCCTGTCGCAGGCGTCTATGACGAAGAACAGCGCAGGGCAGAAGACGAGACCAAGTGGGTCACCATAAGCAGGAATACCTGCGGTGACATGAGCGGTGTTGCTTTCTATTTCGCGCGCAAGATAGAGACATATCTTGATGTCCACGGAGATATCGAAGATCTTCATATAGGTATCATCGGCTGTTATGTCGGAGGTACGAATATCGCGAGCTGGCAAAGTCTTGATTCACTCAAGCGTACAAGAGTCGGCAGACGTTATATCAAGGACTATAACAAAGAGTGTGCACTGGCTCCCGTCGGAAGCTATGAGAGCATCCAGAGAAGCTACGAGAGTGCGTGTGCTTCCTATTACGGTAAGGTGAGGGATTTCCTTCGCGGCAATCCTTACATGACTTACGATGATACGGTAAGGCTCTTGGGTCCCGCGCCGTGGCCGCCTCCGGTCGGATCGCGTGACTACAGAAGACCCGGAGCACTTTTTGATACGATGGTCTTAAGGCTCGTACCTTTCTCGCTTCGAGGCGTCATCTTCTATCAGGGTGAAGAGGACTGTAATGAGCACTCGGTTGACTATTCGGTAGTTTTCAAGACCATGATCGAAGACTGGCGTGAAGCTTTCTGGGACGATAATCTTCCGTTTATCTTTTGCCAGCTTCCCATGTACATCTCCCGTGACAGGAAGTATATGGGATACGACGATCTTAAATGGCCCAGGCTTCGTAAGGAGCAGACAAAGATTGCACATGAGGTGCCATATACCTATATGGCAGTACTGATAGATTGCGGAGAGTTCGACAATATGCATCCGTCGGATAAGAAGACTCCGGGCAGAAGGCTCGCGCAGCTTGCTCTTCGCTTCGTATACGGCTTTAATGAGCTTCCGGCCGTATGTCCTTACGTTCTTGACGTAAGAAGGGGAGACGGCGTAGAGATCACGTTCAACGGCGATTTCAACGCACTAAATCTTAACTCGATATTCGCTTCGGATGATACGGGTTTTGAAGTTGCAGGAGAGGACGGCGAGTTTATCCCCGCGTCGGCCACCATCGATTTCGACGGGAAGACAGTCATACTGGATTGTCCTTCCGTAGAGCATCCCATGAAGGTCAGATATGCGTACTTCAGCTACGGTATGGCTAATCTGGTATCTGATTCGGGACTTGCGGCAGCACCTTTCCTGGTAAGTATAGACAAAGCGATCGGAGAATTTTACTAAGATGAACATAGCATTCTTTATGAGACCCAAGGCGGAAGTCGCCTATGTTTACGATGATTTCACTGCGCGTCAGGCGCTCGAAAAGCTTCGCCACCACGGATATACGGCTGTTCCCGTACTGAACAGGGAAGGCGGATATGTCGGTACTTTGAGTGAAGGAGACCTTCTCTGGCTCATAGTAAACGGCGGAGGCGGAGAGCCTCATACAATGCCGGTCGAAAAGCTTGAGAACTTTAAGATCAGCGATATCGACCTTAAGCTCTCAGGTAAGAAAAATCCTCCTGTAAAGATAACGGCCAGGATCGATGAGCTCCTCCTTAGGGTCCTCGGAAGTAACTTCATCCCGATCGTCGATGACAGAGGCATCTTTATCGGTATCGTTACACGAAGTGTTGTCATAAAGTACTTCTACGAGAACTCTTTAAACCTCGAAGATTTCATGAGCGAAACTAAAGAATAAGACAAAAAGGATCCCCTCCAAGTGGCGACTTGAAGGGGTTCTTTTCAATACTATACCTATCCCTTGGTTTAGTAAGATTATGATATATGGCGTCTGATGAACGACCGTTAGATTAAGTATATTTGTGCAGATTCAGTTTTCAAGAAGAATTGTATTTGCTCAAGAGCATAGATCATTTTTTGATTCTAATAAGTCAATAATTCCGAAAAAGACCCCATGTACCTTGAGAATATGTCATTTTTATTTGATTAAACCCGCCTCCCAGCAGTAATGTTCGGAGACGGGTTTATGTGAGGGAGTGACGACGTTTGAGGGGGTCGTCAGTTTGTAGATTGGCGAATAATACTGAATAATGCATCTATCCCAATATTCTTACCAATAACAGATAAAGTATATTTGCTCACCGTATGATTTCAATCGTTTACGGACTTGTCGCGAGTATAGATCATTTTCTGATTCTAATAGATCAATAAGCGACAAAAAGACCGCCTCCTGATAATCGATCAGAAAGCGGTCTCCAATAATACGATGTTTCAGTTCTTATGCCTGATAGAAAGCATTCGCTGTACTGCCGGGAGCGGGAGTACCTGCAGGTACGATCAGGATCTCGATACCTTCAAGTCTGTAGGCATAACCTGCACTTCCGCAGGAAGCTCCGTTCGAGGCCCAACCTGTCCATCCGAAGTTCTGTACGTGCGTCCTGTAGTAGATGTCGTACTGATCGGCATTCTCGCCCGTAAGCTCGATCTCGATCGCCTCGAGTCTTAAGGACTGTCCCTCTGTACCGGAGAACTGTCCGTCAGACGACCAGTTATCTTCCCAGCCGATGTTCTGGATATGAGTCCTGTACTGTACGCCGACGCCGCTAAGACCGTCTACGCTGATGTGGATG encodes the following:
- a CDS encoding CBS domain-containing protein codes for the protein MNIAFFMRPKAEVAYVYDDFTARQALEKLRHHGYTAVPVLNREGGYVGTLSEGDLLWLIVNGGGGEPHTMPVEKLENFKISDIDLKLSGKKNPPVKITARIDELLLRVLGSNFIPIVDDRGIFIGIVTRSVVIKYFYENSLNLEDFMSETKE
- a CDS encoding sialate O-acetylesterase produces the protein MRLNGIFRDNMVLQRDREIRVFGETGIIKRNKITASIIDPLGKVLTKGVASQIFDDGFFCVIMPALPAGGPYTLTVSASSKREENSPITISNVYIGEVWIAAGQDNMEYPLMRTSDARYDVPRCPETNIHFYKVPVAGVYDEEQRRAEDETKWVTISRNTCGDMSGVAFYFARKIETYLDVHGDIEDLHIGIIGCYVGGTNIASWQSLDSLKRTRVGRRYIKDYNKECALAPVGSYESIQRSYESACASYYGKVRDFLRGNPYMTYDDTVRLLGPAPWPPPVGSRDYRRPGALFDTMVLRLVPFSLRGVIFYQGEEDCNEHSVDYSVVFKTMIEDWREAFWDDNLPFIFCQLPMYISRDRKYMGYDDLKWPRLRKEQTKIAHEVPYTYMAVLIDCGEFDNMHPSDKKTPGRRLAQLALRFVYGFNELPAVCPYVLDVRRGDGVEITFNGDFNALNLNSIFASDDTGFEVAGEDGEFIPASATIDFDGKTVILDCPSVEHPMKVRYAYFSYGMANLVSDSGLAAAPFLVSIDKAIGEFY
- a CDS encoding hydrophobic W protein (partial gene); this encodes KGEPSNFVSYNTHVQNIGWQSYVTDGVMAGTTGQSLRLEGIHISVDGLSGVGVQYRTHIQNIGWEDNWSSDGQFSGTEGQSLRLEAIEIELTGENADQYDIYYRTHVQNFGWTGWASNGASCGSAGYAYRLEGIEILIVPAGTPAPGSTANAFYQA